A genomic segment from Glycine soja cultivar W05 chromosome 18, ASM419377v2, whole genome shotgun sequence encodes:
- the LOC114397070 gene encoding uncharacterized protein LOC114397070: protein MALIGNLSSELTNKKFDWSRPIRDHVTEMANLVAKLNSMGMQMSESFLVQFILNSLPTEFGQFQVNYNALKEKWNFQEIKAMLNQEKWRLKKMKENSIHLMTHDGASTSKSKSGKKDKEIKVKEGGVHKEKKCYF from the coding sequence atggcACTTATCGGGAACCTGTCAAGTGAGTTAACCAATAAGAAATTTGATTGGTCTCGACCAATTCGTGATCATGTGACAGAAATGGCTAATCTGGTAGCAAAGTTGAATTCCATGGGAATGCAAATGAGTGAGTCCTTTCTAGTACAATTTATTTTGAACTCTCTTCCTACTGAATTTGGCCAGTTTCAAGTGAACTATAACGCTCTTAAGGAAAAATGGAATTTTCAAGAAATTAAGGCCATGTTAAATCAAGAGAAATGGAGATTAAAGAAAATGAAGGAGAACTCAATTCATCTCATGACTCATGATGGAGCCAGTACCAGTAAGAGTAAATCGGGTAAAAAGGACAAGGAAATAAAGGTCAAAGAGGGAGGAGTCCATAAAGAGAAGAAGTGCTACTTCTAA